In the Flagellimonas sp. HMM57 genome, one interval contains:
- a CDS encoding TonB-dependent receptor — MRLFLLILTLVFTTEMIAQGTTGSIVGKLTDKELNNEPLAFANVLIKGTTTGTTSDFDGLYEIAGVEPGTYTVVYSYLGYETIEIPNVEVVADKVTNIDVPMSASAGFELDEVVVTTVSRKDSETALLLDQKKAVEIKTSIGAQELARKGVGDAEGAVTKVAGVTKQEGEKNVFVRGLGDRYNATTFNSLPLPSEDPEYKNISLDFFSSDIINSVGIDKAFNSKMYGDVGGAVIDIVSKELVGESIFQISLGTGANTAAVSQDFLRLDEGNFLGINEDRSIPLGSLNRYNFDNSFAPESQGTQLNNSFGIQAGKKFQIGENNSLSVYVVGSVDSDYFYQEGNERVITAQGGNRRNLDFQKYIYEATQIGMGKLKYSFGNGNFISYNGLFVHSNKQSVGDYEGFAENISEEAVSAFIRRQQQNENTLAVNQLAANFNISEKLSLSTGASYNLTRGFEPDRRTNTYVFDGENYRPSLGSPGRTHRFFSELAEDEIAASLQLDYKFGSEEKINGTISIGGDYRNTDRQFDFNQVNHNFTSLTPPPTSEQLIVDINNPDAFFSQSGITDGIFQLETNRGINSGDIDPLEPFFYSGDRDVYAGFLSTNLVFSSRFSMNVGARFEQINQFVEWDTNLSSSFRDENTDPIDREETFVLPSFSLRYSFNENSILRLAGSQSYTFPQFKEVAPFLYEDVNFSSFGFTDLINSDNYNLDLKYEYYFSAGEIISVTGFYKLIQNPINRVNVNSAAASQLSYRNSGDNANIAGLEVELRKNIYKTESGDSNTTTLLSSGLNASYLYSVQDLSDPATNFTEEEDELQGASPLLVNADVTYSYNKNDNSIISSLVFNYFSDRIFSLGTQGQANIIENGIPTLDFVTRTNFGKHYGVNLGIRNFLNPEYKLSQEITTGEDISLRNYKKGVIFSLGFNYTF, encoded by the coding sequence ATGAGATTATTTTTATTGATACTTACTCTAGTTTTTACAACAGAGATGATTGCACAGGGAACCACGGGAAGCATCGTAGGAAAGCTGACAGACAAAGAGTTAAACAATGAGCCTTTGGCATTTGCCAATGTATTGATCAAAGGGACTACCACAGGTACCACTTCAGACTTTGATGGGCTTTATGAAATTGCAGGAGTTGAACCAGGGACTTATACCGTAGTATATAGCTATTTAGGTTACGAGACCATTGAAATTCCAAACGTTGAGGTTGTTGCGGACAAGGTTACAAATATAGACGTTCCCATGAGTGCTTCTGCAGGGTTTGAACTAGACGAGGTTGTTGTGACTACAGTTTCTAGGAAGGATTCTGAGACGGCCTTGCTTTTGGACCAGAAGAAAGCCGTTGAAATAAAAACCAGTATTGGAGCACAGGAATTAGCAAGAAAAGGTGTAGGCGATGCAGAAGGTGCGGTAACCAAAGTGGCCGGTGTCACCAAACAAGAAGGCGAGAAAAATGTTTTTGTAAGAGGATTAGGCGACCGTTACAATGCTACAACATTCAATTCTTTACCTCTACCATCTGAAGATCCAGAGTATAAAAATATTTCTTTAGATTTTTTCAGCTCAGATATCATTAATAGTGTTGGTATCGATAAGGCTTTCAATTCTAAGATGTATGGGGATGTAGGGGGAGCTGTTATAGATATCGTCTCCAAAGAATTAGTAGGAGAGAGTATCTTTCAAATTAGTCTTGGAACTGGTGCGAACACAGCTGCCGTAAGCCAAGACTTTCTTCGGTTGGATGAAGGAAATTTTCTTGGTATTAATGAAGACAGAAGTATTCCGTTAGGAAGTCTGAACAGATACAACTTTGATAATAGCTTCGCTCCTGAATCGCAGGGCACACAGCTTAACAATTCTTTTGGCATCCAAGCTGGCAAAAAGTTTCAAATAGGCGAAAACAATTCACTATCTGTCTATGTAGTGGGCTCTGTGGACAGTGACTACTTTTATCAAGAAGGTAACGAAAGGGTAATTACCGCTCAAGGTGGAAATAGAAGAAATCTTGACTTCCAAAAATATATTTATGAAGCTACCCAAATTGGTATGGGCAAGCTAAAATATAGCTTCGGAAATGGAAATTTCATTTCCTATAACGGATTGTTTGTACACAGCAACAAACAGAGTGTTGGTGATTATGAAGGTTTTGCCGAGAATATCTCTGAAGAAGCAGTTTCTGCTTTTATAAGAAGGCAACAGCAGAATGAAAATACTCTTGCCGTCAATCAACTTGCCGCTAATTTTAACATAAGTGAAAAACTTAGTTTGAGCACAGGGGCCTCTTACAACTTAACAAGAGGGTTTGAACCCGATCGAAGAACGAACACTTATGTTTTCGATGGCGAAAACTACAGACCGTCTTTAGGTTCTCCCGGGCGAACACATCGCTTCTTTTCAGAGTTAGCTGAGGACGAGATTGCTGCATCACTTCAACTTGATTACAAGTTTGGGTCAGAAGAAAAAATAAACGGTACTATTTCAATAGGAGGGGATTACAGAAATACAGATCGTCAATTTGACTTTAACCAAGTGAACCACAACTTTACAAGTTTAACGCCACCTCCAACTTCCGAGCAACTTATAGTTGATATTAATAATCCCGACGCTTTCTTTAGTCAAAGTGGCATTACCGACGGTATTTTTCAATTGGAGACCAATAGAGGTATCAATTCTGGGGATATTGATCCTCTTGAGCCATTCTTCTATTCTGGAGATCGTGACGTTTACGCAGGATTTTTAAGCACCAACTTGGTTTTTAGCTCTAGATTTTCAATGAATGTTGGAGCGCGTTTTGAACAAATCAATCAATTTGTTGAATGGGACACGAACCTGTCCAGTAGTTTTAGGGATGAGAACACAGACCCAATAGATAGGGAAGAAACCTTTGTATTACCAAGTTTCAGTCTGAGATACTCTTTCAATGAGAATAGTATCCTTCGTTTAGCAGGAAGTCAGTCATATACTTTCCCCCAATTTAAAGAAGTAGCACCATTTTTATATGAAGACGTTAACTTTTCAAGTTTTGGTTTCACGGATTTGATAAATTCCGATAACTATAACCTAGATCTCAAATACGAATATTACTTTTCTGCGGGAGAGATTATCTCCGTAACCGGTTTCTACAAACTTATCCAAAATCCAATTAACCGGGTGAACGTAAACTCAGCAGCTGCGAGTCAATTATCATATCGAAACAGTGGTGACAACGCCAATATTGCAGGTTTAGAAGTTGAGTTGAGAAAAAACATATATAAAACAGAGTCTGGTGATTCGAACACAACAACACTATTATCCTCTGGATTGAATGCCTCTTATTTGTACTCGGTACAGGATTTATCAGATCCAGCAACAAACTTTACCGAAGAAGAAGACGAACTTCAAGGTGCTTCTCCCCTTTTGGTAAATGCTGATGTTACCTACTCTTACAACAAGAACGATAACAGTATTATTTCTTCCTTAGTGTTTAACTATTTCAGTGACCGTATTTTTTCGCTTGGAACACAAGGACAAGCAAATATCATTGAAAACGGTATTCCAACCTTGGATTTTGTCACACGAACCAATTTTGGAAAACATTACGGGGTGAATTTGGGTATACGGAATTTTTTAAATCCAGAATATAAACTATCACAAGAGATTACAACAGGAGAAGACATTTCCCTTAGGAATTATAAGAAAGGAGTGATTTTTTCACTTGGATTCAACTATACGTTTTAG
- a CDS encoding response regulator transcription factor, translated as MKTKDIKILLVDDEPDILEIVSYNLSSEGYEVYTAVNGVEAVAKAKKKNPHLIILDVMMPEMDGIEACEVIRSTPGLENTIITFLTARGEDYSQVAGFDAGADDYITKPIKPKVLVSKVKALLRRLKEEKADVEDIVKVGNIVINREEYKIVNNGKEIVLPRKEFELLSLLTSKPSKVFKREVILDKVWGNEVVVGGRTIDVHIRKLREKIGDHHFKTVKGVGYKFVL; from the coding sequence ATGAAAACAAAGGACATTAAGATTCTACTGGTTGATGATGAACCCGATATTCTAGAAATTGTTAGCTATAACCTTTCTTCGGAAGGGTATGAGGTTTACACTGCTGTTAATGGTGTAGAGGCTGTAGCAAAAGCAAAGAAGAAAAATCCGCATTTGATCATTCTGGATGTTATGATGCCGGAGATGGATGGCATTGAGGCTTGTGAGGTCATACGCAGTACACCAGGGCTTGAGAATACTATAATTACATTTCTTACGGCTCGTGGCGAAGATTATTCGCAAGTGGCAGGTTTTGATGCTGGTGCAGATGATTATATTACTAAACCCATAAAGCCAAAGGTTTTGGTGAGCAAGGTAAAGGCCTTACTGCGAAGACTCAAAGAAGAGAAAGCTGATGTTGAGGATATTGTAAAGGTCGGGAACATTGTTATCAATAGGGAGGAGTATAAAATTGTCAATAATGGTAAAGAAATTGTACTTCCAAGAAAAGAATTTGAATTATTATCCTTGTTGACGTCCAAACCTAGTAAAGTCTTCAAGCGAGAGGTTATTCTGGACAAAGTATGGGGCAACGAAGTGGTAGTTGGTGGCAGGACCATTGATGTACATATTAGAAAATTACGGGAAAAAATAGGGGACCATCATTTTAAAACCGTAAAGGGCGTAGGGTATAAGTTTGTATTGTAA
- a CDS encoding cell wall metabolism sensor histidine kinase WalK — translation MAIQLRKSYKFALRSSFLITVFLATSIIVFLFLKDQLDWLFVVLFALISFIISFTILQIRVERFIYRRVKKIYDDVSLLESSSFSSKPVTTDMKTLTQEIEKFAEDKKIEIDTLKIREEYRKDFLGNVSHELKTPLFTVQGYILTLLDGAMNDKKIREKYLERANKGVERLIYIVKDLDLITKLEVGGLKLEEENFDIVELIQSVFDLLEMKASQKNITLTFDMDYPEPIYVNADREKIQQVITNLLVNSIKYGHPKGTTEVSVENLIKNKVIVRVTDNGEGIPKQHIPRLFERFYRVDQSGSRTEGGSGLGLSIVKHIIEAHDEKIYVESEEDVGSEFSFTLEKTANNSE, via the coding sequence ATGGCGATTCAGCTAAGGAAATCCTATAAGTTTGCCCTTCGTTCTTCTTTTCTGATAACGGTTTTCCTTGCGACATCGATTATAGTTTTTCTATTTCTAAAGGATCAGTTGGACTGGCTTTTTGTAGTTCTGTTTGCACTCATCAGTTTCATTATTTCATTTACTATCCTTCAGATTCGGGTAGAACGTTTTATCTACAGGCGTGTCAAAAAAATATATGATGACGTTTCGCTGCTCGAATCCTCTTCGTTTTCCTCAAAACCAGTGACCACTGATATGAAAACCCTGACCCAGGAGATTGAAAAGTTTGCCGAGGATAAAAAAATAGAGATAGACACATTGAAAATTCGGGAGGAGTATAGAAAAGACTTTTTAGGCAATGTATCCCACGAATTAAAGACACCATTATTTACGGTACAAGGTTACATTCTTACATTGCTGGATGGTGCCATGAACGATAAAAAAATCAGGGAGAAATATCTGGAACGTGCCAATAAAGGTGTGGAACGATTAATTTACATTGTAAAAGACCTTGATTTAATCACAAAGCTCGAAGTAGGGGGACTTAAACTTGAAGAAGAGAATTTTGATATTGTAGAGCTTATACAAAGTGTCTTTGATCTCTTGGAAATGAAAGCGTCCCAAAAAAACATTACCCTTACTTTTGATATGGATTACCCTGAACCTATCTATGTAAACGCAGATAGGGAAAAGATTCAGCAAGTCATTACCAACTTGTTGGTGAATTCGATTAAATACGGGCATCCTAAAGGAACCACGGAAGTAAGTGTTGAAAATCTGATAAAAAACAAAGTGATCGTTCGTGTGACCGATAATGGCGAAGGAATACCAAAACAGCACATCCCCAGACTGTTTGAACGCTTTTATAGGGTGGACCAAAGCGGTAGTCGTACAGAAGGCGGTTCAGGTTTAGGCTTATCTATCGTTAAACACATTATTGAAGCCCATGATGAAAAAATCTACGTAGAAAGTGAAGAGGATGTAGGCTCCGAATTTTCATTTACACTCGAAAAAACAGCGAATAATTCTGAATAA
- a CDS encoding glycosyltransferase: MQSSKRILIAPLNWGLGHATRCIPIINALLDHGHQPYLASDGVALALLRKEFPDLPSFELPSYKIKYAEKAKNFKIKMVWDSPKVLKAMAKEKKAVKRLAKEHHLDGIISDNRLGVFYKKAPCVFITHQLNVLSGNTTWMSSKAHQKIIKKFDACWVPDVKEKPNLTGKLGHLKKSKINIKYLGPLSRFEKKDIVLKYQLMVLLSGPEPQRTILEEKLLEELTGYEGHILFVKGKIEDTKSQQKISIKKGSITMHNYMQSQELETAINESEKVLCRSGYTTVMDLAKLEKKAFFIPTPGQYEQEYLARRLQKQKLVPYCDQEDFELKHLKQIDDFQGLVCFESSLDYSELFAVFSSVNENSEPTSSSLST, translated from the coding sequence ATGCAAAGTTCTAAACGTATTTTGATTGCCCCATTGAACTGGGGTTTGGGCCATGCCACCCGCTGCATTCCAATTATCAACGCACTGTTGGACCATGGTCACCAACCCTATTTAGCTTCTGATGGAGTTGCACTAGCGCTACTTCGGAAAGAATTTCCCGATCTACCTTCTTTTGAATTGCCTTCTTACAAAATCAAGTATGCTGAAAAAGCGAAAAATTTTAAAATAAAGATGGTATGGGATTCTCCAAAAGTGTTGAAAGCGATGGCCAAAGAGAAAAAAGCAGTAAAACGTCTTGCAAAAGAACATCACTTGGATGGTATCATTTCGGACAATCGACTGGGTGTTTTTTATAAAAAAGCACCTTGCGTTTTCATAACGCACCAACTGAACGTACTTTCCGGAAACACTACATGGATGAGCTCAAAAGCACATCAAAAAATCATAAAAAAATTTGATGCCTGCTGGGTTCCCGACGTGAAGGAGAAACCCAACCTTACCGGCAAGCTGGGACACTTGAAAAAATCCAAAATCAATATAAAATACCTTGGGCCTTTGAGCCGGTTTGAAAAAAAAGACATTGTTTTAAAGTACCAACTTATGGTTTTGCTATCGGGTCCAGAACCACAGCGAACTATTCTAGAAGAAAAACTTTTGGAAGAACTTACTGGTTATGAAGGTCATATTCTTTTTGTGAAAGGAAAAATTGAAGATACTAAGAGCCAGCAAAAAATCAGCATTAAAAAAGGAAGCATAACCATGCACAATTATATGCAATCCCAAGAACTGGAAACTGCAATTAATGAAAGTGAAAAAGTATTATGCCGATCAGGGTACACAACAGTAATGGATTTGGCCAAACTGGAAAAAAAGGCCTTTTTTATTCCTACTCCCGGGCAATATGAACAAGAATATCTTGCAAGACGCTTACAAAAACAAAAACTGGTTCCTTACTGCGACCAAGAAGATTTTGAACTAAAACATCTAAAACAAATTGATGATTTTCAAGGCCTTGTTTGTTTTGAATCTAGTTTGGATTATTCAGAATTATTCGCTGTTTTTTCGAGTGTAAATGAAAATTCGGAGCCTACATCCTCTTCACTTTCTACGTAG
- the trmB gene encoding tRNA (guanosine(46)-N7)-methyltransferase TrmB: MGSKNKLKRFKENETFSNVVQPSREEVLNGFDLKGNWNSFFDNDNPIVLELGCGKGEYTVGLAKQNPDKNYIGIDIKGARFWRGAKSALEMQLHNVAFLRTQIELVDHLFGQNEVDEIWITFPDPQIKYKRTKHRMTNPVFIKKYQTILKPKGTVNLKTDSEFMHGYTLGLLQGQGHEILYANHDVYNNEGSPKEVLEIQTFYENQYLEKGKPITYIQFRIS; encoded by the coding sequence GTGGGAAGTAAGAATAAACTGAAACGATTTAAGGAGAACGAAACGTTTTCCAATGTAGTTCAACCGTCAAGGGAGGAGGTGCTAAATGGATTTGACCTTAAAGGAAATTGGAATTCGTTTTTTGACAACGATAACCCCATTGTATTGGAATTGGGTTGTGGAAAAGGAGAATATACTGTCGGTCTGGCAAAACAAAATCCAGATAAAAATTATATAGGAATTGACATTAAAGGTGCACGTTTTTGGCGAGGAGCCAAATCCGCATTGGAAATGCAGCTGCATAATGTTGCTTTTCTTCGCACGCAAATCGAATTGGTGGACCATCTCTTTGGACAAAATGAAGTTGACGAAATATGGATTACATTTCCAGACCCACAGATTAAATATAAGAGGACCAAACACCGTATGACCAATCCTGTATTTATCAAAAAATATCAGACTATTTTAAAACCCAAAGGAACGGTTAATTTAAAAACGGATAGTGAATTTATGCACGGCTACACGCTGGGTTTATTACAAGGCCAGGGGCATGAGATTTTATACGCCAACCATGATGTTTATAATAACGAGGGTAGTCCAAAGGAGGTTTTGGAGATTCAAACTTTTTATGAAAATCAGTATCTTGAGAAGGGAAAACCAATAACCTACATCCAGTTTAGGATAAGCTGA
- a CDS encoding LysE family transporter: protein MTHLLILFFVTFSAAFMATVPPGLLNMNAAKTSVEKGKLNGIIFSFGVSTMIMVQAYVAVMISKFLYKNPEVIDMLLKIALGVFAFFAIYFFFKAKGNKKNKPKEVKVSKKNSFFKGMLLAALNLLTIPYYSGLNAMWNKAGWIKFEPKDITTFVVAAGAGTFSVLYLYTFYFNKLETKTNRFSKNSNYILSVLMLILLIITLIRIFYS, encoded by the coding sequence ATGACACATCTACTCATACTTTTCTTTGTCACTTTTTCCGCGGCATTTATGGCAACTGTACCACCAGGGCTGTTAAACATGAATGCGGCCAAGACCAGTGTTGAAAAAGGAAAATTAAACGGCATTATTTTCAGCTTCGGGGTATCTACCATGATTATGGTACAGGCCTATGTAGCTGTAATGATCTCAAAATTCCTCTATAAAAACCCTGAGGTTATAGATATGCTACTAAAAATCGCTTTAGGTGTTTTTGCTTTTTTTGCGATTTATTTCTTTTTTAAGGCAAAAGGAAATAAAAAGAATAAACCAAAAGAAGTGAAGGTCAGCAAGAAAAATAGCTTTTTCAAGGGCATGTTGTTGGCGGCATTGAACCTGTTGACCATTCCTTACTATAGTGGCCTAAATGCAATGTGGAACAAGGCTGGTTGGATTAAGTTTGAGCCAAAAGATATCACGACTTTTGTCGTTGCGGCAGGAGCAGGCACATTCTCGGTATTGTATTTGTACACTTTTTATTTCAACAAATTGGAGACCAAAACAAATCGGTTTTCAAAAAACTCAAATTATATTCTGAGTGTGTTAATGTTGATTTTGTTGATCATCACACTTATCCGAATTTTTTATAGCTAG
- a CDS encoding MGMT family protein, with product MEEKNFFDKVYEVAKLIPYGRVTSYGAIAKYLGAARSARMVGWAMNNSLAKDVPAHRVVNRVGVLTGKHHFDGTNLMQQLLENEGIAVKDNQIIDFKKHFWDPGKELEFDI from the coding sequence ATGGAGGAAAAAAACTTTTTCGACAAGGTTTATGAAGTTGCTAAACTGATCCCATATGGGAGAGTTACTTCCTATGGGGCTATTGCCAAGTATTTGGGGGCTGCCCGTAGTGCTCGCATGGTAGGTTGGGCCATGAACAACTCCTTGGCAAAAGACGTCCCTGCGCATCGTGTTGTAAATAGGGTTGGGGTTTTGACTGGAAAGCATCATTTTGACGGTACCAATCTAATGCAACAGCTTTTGGAGAATGAAGGTATAGCCGTAAAAGACAATCAAATTATCGATTTCAAAAAGCATTTTTGGGATCCGGGAAAAGAGCTTGAATTTGACATTTAG
- a CDS encoding Mrp/NBP35 family ATP-binding protein — MKLNKADIIRALENISAPGEGQNIVESGAVTNVQVFGDEVEVDVTIKNPSLQARKKTEVEILKIIHKEVYEKAKIKINLKVDAPSKPKVNQIKGNPIPGIQNIIAVASGKGGVGKSTVTANLAVTLAKMGFKVGLLDTDIYGPSMPIMFDVAMEKPLSVNVDGKAKMKPVENYGVKLLSIGFFTQPNQAVIWRGPMASKALNQMIFDAHWGELDFLLLDLPPGTGDIHLSIMQSLPVTGAVVVSTPQEIALADARKGVAMFQQEAISVPVLGIVENMAYFTPEELPNNKYHIFGKDGAKNLANDLETPFLGEIPIVQSIREAGDVGRPAALQTATPTEEAFEELTKNVVQELVRRNTALPPTEAIKITTMAGCAAVKKKRA, encoded by the coding sequence ATGAAGCTGAACAAAGCAGATATTATAAGGGCATTGGAAAACATATCCGCACCTGGAGAGGGGCAGAATATAGTAGAGAGTGGAGCGGTGACCAATGTGCAGGTGTTTGGGGATGAGGTTGAGGTAGATGTTACCATAAAGAACCCAAGTCTTCAGGCTAGAAAAAAAACTGAAGTGGAAATTTTAAAAATTATCCACAAAGAAGTTTATGAAAAGGCAAAAATCAAGATAAATCTTAAGGTCGATGCACCTTCAAAGCCCAAAGTAAATCAGATTAAGGGAAACCCGATTCCCGGGATACAGAATATCATCGCTGTAGCTTCTGGAAAAGGAGGTGTAGGAAAATCTACGGTGACCGCTAATTTAGCTGTTACCCTTGCCAAGATGGGCTTTAAGGTTGGTCTGCTCGATACAGATATTTATGGACCATCCATGCCCATTATGTTCGATGTAGCTATGGAGAAACCGTTATCGGTGAATGTTGATGGAAAAGCAAAAATGAAGCCCGTTGAAAATTATGGGGTAAAATTGCTTTCCATCGGTTTTTTCACCCAGCCCAACCAAGCTGTAATTTGGCGGGGGCCTATGGCTTCAAAAGCATTGAATCAAATGATTTTTGATGCCCATTGGGGCGAACTGGATTTTCTATTATTGGATTTACCTCCCGGAACCGGAGATATTCATTTGAGCATTATGCAATCGTTACCGGTTACCGGAGCTGTAGTCGTAAGTACACCGCAAGAAATTGCGTTGGCAGATGCTAGGAAGGGAGTGGCCATGTTTCAGCAAGAAGCCATAAGTGTGCCGGTTTTGGGAATCGTGGAGAATATGGCTTATTTCACTCCAGAGGAGTTGCCTAACAACAAATATCATATCTTTGGAAAAGATGGTGCTAAAAATTTGGCCAACGATTTAGAGACACCGTTTTTAGGGGAAATTCCGATAGTTCAAAGTATTCGCGAAGCGGGAGATGTGGGAAGACCCGCAGCATTACAGACTGCTACTCCAACAGAAGAGGCATTTGAGGAGCTCACAAAAAATGTAGTCCAGGAATTAGTGAGAAGAAATACCGCGCTCCCCCCTACCGAAGCAATTAAAATTACAACAATGGCAGGTTGTGCTGCCGTTAAAAAGAAAAGAGCATGA
- a CDS encoding NifU family protein, whose protein sequence is MTSEEIKLNVEKALDEIRPFLQSDGGDISLISIDNDSSVKVKLEGNCIGCSVNQMTLKSGVEMTIKKYVPQIEEVVNVG, encoded by the coding sequence ATGACGTCAGAAGAGATTAAATTAAACGTAGAAAAAGCTTTAGATGAAATACGTCCATTTTTACAAAGTGATGGAGGTGATATTTCATTGATTTCAATAGATAATGACAGTTCTGTTAAAGTTAAATTGGAAGGCAATTGTATTGGCTGCAGCGTAAATCAAATGACCTTGAAAAGTGGGGTTGAAATGACAATTAAAAAATATGTTCCTCAAATTGAGGAAGTTGTCAACGTTGGTTAA
- a CDS encoding NAD(P)/FAD-dependent oxidoreductase, which translates to MIKTDILIIGAGPTGLFAVFEAGLLQLKCHLIDALPQAGGQCAEIYPKKPIYDIPGFPEVLAGDLVDNLMEQIKPFQPGFTLGERAENIEKLEDGSFIVTTNKGTQHHAPIIAIAGGLGSFEPRKPLLENLSKYEDNGVAYMIKEPEVYRNRKVVIAGGGDSALDWSIFLADVASEVTLVHRRNEFRGALDSVEKVQQLKDQGKINLITPAEIVGLQGEDRLESVLIRKTTNGSEDILLKVDDFIPLFGLSPKLGPIANWGLEIEKNAIKVDNTLDYQTNVPGIYAIGDVNTYPGKLKLILCGFHEATLMCQSAYQRIFPDKKYVMKYTTVGGITGFDGSKKEAPKAVVKAIE; encoded by the coding sequence ATGATAAAAACCGATATACTGATTATTGGAGCAGGCCCTACGGGTCTTTTTGCTGTTTTTGAGGCAGGTTTATTACAGCTAAAATGCCATTTAATAGATGCCTTGCCACAAGCGGGTGGACAATGTGCAGAAATATATCCTAAAAAACCCATTTACGATATTCCCGGATTCCCAGAAGTATTGGCAGGGGATTTAGTGGATAATTTAATGGAGCAGATAAAACCGTTTCAGCCTGGTTTTACTTTAGGAGAACGCGCCGAAAACATCGAAAAATTGGAAGATGGTTCTTTTATAGTGACCACTAATAAAGGGACACAACATCACGCACCTATAATTGCCATAGCAGGTGGATTGGGTAGCTTTGAACCCCGAAAACCTTTGCTCGAAAACTTGTCCAAGTACGAGGACAACGGTGTTGCGTATATGATCAAGGAACCGGAAGTCTATAGGAATAGGAAAGTGGTCATTGCTGGTGGAGGAGATTCCGCATTGGATTGGAGTATTTTTTTGGCAGATGTTGCCTCAGAAGTCACTTTAGTACATAGGCGTAATGAATTTAGGGGTGCTTTGGATTCTGTTGAAAAAGTACAACAACTTAAGGACCAAGGAAAAATCAACCTGATTACCCCAGCTGAGATTGTTGGTTTACAGGGAGAAGACCGCTTGGAATCAGTTCTGATTAGAAAGACAACGAATGGTTCGGAAGATATCTTGTTGAAAGTAGATGATTTCATTCCCCTATTTGGACTTTCTCCAAAATTAGGTCCTATTGCCAACTGGGGCTTGGAGATTGAGAAGAATGCGATTAAAGTCGATAATACGTTGGATTACCAGACTAATGTTCCCGGAATATATGCCATCGGAGATGTAAATACGTATCCTGGAAAATTAAAACTGATCCTATGTGGTTTTCACGAAGCTACGTTGATGTGTCAAAGCGCGTATCAGCGCATATTTCCAGATAAAAAGTATGTAATGAAATATACTACGGTAGGTGGTATAACAGGTTTTGATGGAAGCAAAAAGGAAGCTCCAAAAGCTGTAGTGAAGGCGATAGAATAG
- a CDS encoding four helix bundle protein has protein sequence MTVQRFEDLKMWQKSQDLAVQIYKYFSISKDYGFRDQITRASVSISNNIAEDFERQSNADFKRFLYFALASNSELRSMLYLSERLDYLQSKSSRELIEATNEISKMLYSFIKSMK, from the coding sequence ATGACCGTACAGCGTTTTGAAGATTTGAAGATGTGGCAAAAATCTCAGGATTTAGCTGTCCAGATTTATAAGTATTTTTCCATAAGCAAAGATTATGGTTTTAGAGACCAAATCACTAGAGCATCAGTTTCTATATCAAATAATATTGCAGAAGATTTTGAACGACAATCGAATGCTGATTTTAAAAGATTTCTTTATTTTGCCCTAGCATCAAATAGTGAGTTAAGGTCAATGCTTTATTTATCAGAAAGATTAGATTATTTGCAATCAAAGAGCTCTAGGGAATTGATTGAAGCGACCAATGAAATTTCGAAAATGCTGTATTCATTTATCAAATCCATGAAATAA
- a CDS encoding 2Fe-2S iron-sulfur cluster-binding protein yields MSDIKIKITDREGTLHEVDAPTDMNMNLMEVVRSYELAPEGTIGICGGMAMCASCQCYIKSEHALPEKSDDEEAMLSEAFFVEDNSRLGCQIHITNDLDGLEVELAPEEA; encoded by the coding sequence ATGTCCGATATCAAAATCAAAATAACCGACCGAGAAGGAACGTTGCACGAAGTAGACGCCCCAACCGACATGAACATGAACCTAATGGAAGTTGTCCGTTCCTATGAACTTGCTCCAGAAGGTACTATTGGAATTTGTGGTGGAATGGCCATGTGCGCTTCCTGTCAATGCTATATAAAATCCGAACACGCACTCCCGGAAAAGTCGGACGATGAAGAAGCTATGCTCTCCGAAGCCTTTTTTGTTGAGGACAATAGCAGGTTGGGTTGCCAAATTCATATCACCAATGACTTGGATGGACTGGAAGTGGAATTAGCTCCCGAAGAGGCTTAA